A window of the Helianthus annuus cultivar XRQ/B chromosome 4, HanXRQr2.0-SUNRISE, whole genome shotgun sequence genome harbors these coding sequences:
- the LOC110933753 gene encoding uncharacterized protein LOC110933753 produces the protein MESQPMNSVVSAIMISAVVVTTSLIAPLPNAVTSHAKKTEKFTGVNFKQWQQKIFFYLTTLNLARFLTETIPHVDEGDMDAQSVSVVHAWNHSDFWCRNYILNGMVDTLYNVYCKAKTAKELWESLDRKYKTEDAGTKKFVVAKFLDFKMIDSKIFISQVQELQVIFYDIHAEGMVLSGTFQVTAMIEKLPPSWVDFKNYLKHKRKEITIEFLVVRLRIEEDNKVALKRIDSPETAKANVVEHGQSSKEARTVERVERRFMGNAPTLVLKGELGRRSSKELATIVKNKAIKTTNASFQRRKMLDK, from the coding sequence ATGGAATCCCAGCCCATGAACAGTGTTGTTTCTGCAATCATGATTTCTGCTGTTGTTGTCACAACCAGTTTGATTGCACCACTTCCTAATGCAGTCACATCGCATGCTAAGAAAACAGAGAAATTCACCGGTGTGAATTTCAAACAGTGGCAGCAAAAGATATTCTTTTATCTGACCACATTGAACCTAGCAAGGTTCTTGACTGAAACCATTCCCCATGTTGATGAAGGGGATATGGATGCTCAATCAGTGAGCGTTGTTCATGCTTGGAATCATTCGGATTTCTGGTGCCGCAATTATATTCTGAATGGTATGGTGGATACACTATACAATGTGTATTGCAAAGCCAAGActgccaaagaattatgggagtctTTGGATCGCAAATACAAAACAGAAGATGCGGGCACTAAGAAGTTCGTGGTGGCTAAGTTCTTGGACTTTAAAATGATAGACTCTAAAATTTTCATTAGCCAAGTCCAAGAATTGCAAGTCATTTTTTATGATATTCATGCGGAAGGAATGGTGCTCAGCGGAACATTCCAAGTTACTGCTATGATTGAAAAGCTACCACCAAGCTGGGTTGATTTCAAGAATTATCTCAAGCATAAGCGAAAGGAAATAACCATTGAATTTCTTGTTGTTCGCCTTCGCATTGAAGAAGATAACAAAGTTGCTCTGAAAAGGATTGATAGTCCTGAAACAGCAAAGGCCAATGTTGTTGAACATGGACAATCTTCGAAGGAAGCAAGAACAGTGGAAAGGGTGGAAAGAAGGTTCATGGGAAACGCTCCAACCTTGGTCCTAAAGGGGGAGTTGGGAAGAAGAAGTTCTAAGGAACTTGCTACAATTGTCAAAAATAAGGCCATAAAGACAACGAATGCAAGCTTCCAAAGAAGGAAAATGCTCGACAAATGA